TCACCCACACCTGCTTCATGGTGACGCCCTATGAGGAGTACGTCGCCGTCGCCGAGCACCTCAACCGGCTCACCCCCGGCTCCTACGAGAAACGCTCCGCGCTGTTCAACTCCGGATCCGAAGCCGTGGAGAACGCCGTCAAGATCGCCCGCTCCTACACCCGCAAGACCGCGGTGGTGGCCTTCGACCACGCCTACCACGGGCGCACCAACCTGACGATGGCGCTGACCGCGAAGTCGATGCCCTACAAGAGCGGGTTCGGCCCCTTCGCCCCCGAGATCTATCGCGCCCCACTCTCCTACCCCTTCCGCGACGGGCTGATCGACAAGGAATGGGCCACCGACGGCGAACTGGCCGCCGAGCGGGCACTGAACATCATCGACAAGCAGATCGGCGCGGCCAATCTGGCCGCGGTCATCATCGAGCCGATCCAGGGTGAAGGCGGCTTCATCGTTCCCGCCCCCGGGTTCCTGCCGACGCTTCGGGCGTGGTGTTCGGAGAACAACGTGGTGTTCATCGCCGACGAGGTCCAGACCGGGTTCGCCCGCACCGGCACGATGTTCGCCTGCGAGGACGAGGGCATCGAGCCGGATCTGATCGTGACGGCCAAGGGCATCGCCGACGGTCTGCCGCTCTCGGCGGTGACCGGGCGCGCCGAGATCATGGACGCCCCGCATGTCAGCGGCCTCGGTGGCACCTACGGCGGCAATCCCCTGGCCTGTGCGGCCGCGCTGGCCACCATCGAGACCATCGAACTCGACGGCCTGGTGGATCGGGCCAAGCAGATCGAAGCGGTGATGAAGGACAAGCTCGGCCGGATGCAGGCCGACGACGACCGCATCGGTGACGTCCGTGGCCGGGGCGCGATGATCGCCGTCGAGTTGGTGAAATCCGGTACCGCCGAACCGGATCCGGAGCTCGCCAAAACGCTGGCGGCCACCGCGCACACCCAGGGTGTGGTGGTGCTGACCTGTGGGACGTACGGCAATGTGCTGCGCTTCCTGCCGCCGCTGGCGATCAGCGACGAGCTGTTGACCGAGGGACTCGACGTGCTGGCTGAGATTCTCGCCGGCCTCCGATGACGCAGAACTTCATCGACGGCGAGCTCGTCGACTCGGTGAGCGGGGCGACGATGCCGATCGTCGACCCGTCCACCGGCGAAAAGTACGGCACCGCACCGATTTCCACTGAACAGGACATCGACAATGCATACGCCGCGGCGAGCCGGGCGTTCGCCGAATGGAAGCGCACCACGCCCTCACAGCGGCAGAAGGCACTGCTGGATTTCGCCGACGATGTTGAGAAGCATGCGGAAAGCCTGGTTGCCGCCGAGGGGCGCAACACCGGCAAGCCCAACCACGTCACAATGGCCGAAGAGATCCCTCCGATGCTCGACCAGATCCGGTTCTTTGCCGGTGCGGCAAGGATTCTGGAGGGCAAGTCGGCGGGCGAATACCTGGCCGACCACACCTCGTGGATCCGTCGTGAGCCGGTCGGGGTGATCGGGCAGGTCGCGCCCTGGAACTACCCGATGATGATGGCGATCTGGAAGTTCTGCCCCGCCATCGCCGCCGGCAACACCGTCGTGCTCAAACCCAGTGACACCACCCCCGTCACCACGGTGATGCTGGCCGAGATCGCCGCCAGGCACTTCGGGCCCGGTGTGCTCAACGTCGTGTGCGGTGACCGGGTGACCGGCGCCGGCGTCGTCGCGCATCCGACCCCGCAGATGGTGTCGATCACCGGATCGGTCGCCGCGGGGCGCGCGGTCGCGGTCAGCGCCGGCGGACACCTCAAACGAACCCACCTCGAACTCGGCGGCAAAGCGCCGGTGATCGTGTTCGACGACGCCGACATCGCCGCCGCCGCAGAGGGAATCGCGACGGCCGGCTACTTCAACGCCGGCCAGGACTGCACCGCGGCCACCCGGGTGCTGGCCCGCGCGGGCGTCGCCGAGGACCTCACCGCGGCACTGGCCGAACAGGCCAAGGCCGCTGCCACGACGTTCGGACGCGCCGCCGACGACGAGGATGCCTGGGTGCCGCCGGTCAACAACACCAATCAGCTCGACCGGGTGCTGGGGTTCCTGTCCGACGTTCCGGCTCACGCGACCGTCGCAGCAGGCGGAAACCGCCAGGGCGACAAGGGTTTCTACATCGAGCCAACCGTCATCGGCGGCCTGCGCCAGGAGGACCGGCACGTCCAGGAGGAGATCTTCGGGCCGGTGATCACCGTGCAGTCTTTCGCCGACGAGGATGAGGCTCTCCGCTGGGCCAATGGCGTGGAATACGGTCTGGCCTCGTCGGTGTGGACGTCGGACGTGTCGCGGGCGCTTCGGGTGTCCAATGTGCTGGATTTCGGGTGCGTGTGGATCAACACGCACATCCCGCTGGTCGCCGAGATGCCGCACGGCGGCTTCAAGTCGTCAGGCCACGGCAAGGATCTGTCGATGTACGGCTTAGAGGACTACACCCGCATCAAGCACGTGATGGCCTACACCGGCTGAGCCGCGCGTCGGGATTCGTCACCAGTTCGGCGACACGGCAGCGGATCTGGTCGTCGGTCAGGCCCGACATGACGAGCCGGCCGAGTTCGTCGTCGGTCGTTCGCCGGCACCGTTCGGCGATGAGAACGTCAAGGTAATGATTCAATTCGTCGATGGCCCGGCCGCCGGGCAGTTCGTCGGCCCATCGCCAGAACAGCACCCGATCGTCGTCCGGCACACCCAACGCGGTGCAGATGTCGGCAATCCGGGTGAAGTCGGCGTCGGGAACGAACGTTTCGGCCATGACTACCACTGTGTCCCGAATGCCGCTGGATCCCATCAGTTGTGGCGGACATCGCACAGTGATACGGGTTACGCGCCACCCACCGCACCGGATGGGCGGTGGATGGCGCTCAACCTAATTTCTAGTGCGCGACGGGAGTCCGGCGAGATCTGCCGAACATGTCGCGCAAGCCGCGACGACGGCGTGGCTCCTCCTCGACGACGTCGCCGGCCCGGCGATGATGCCCCTCGACGACCGGCTCAGTCGTCGTGGCCACGGCAACCGGCTCGGCGGCAACGGGTTCGGCGACCACCGGCCGCGTCGCGTAGCGCACGTCGCGCACGCTGTGCACCGATACCCGTCCCAATGCCATCGCCCCGAAGAAGATGATCAGTGCGCCGAGCCCGCTCCAGAACGCCAGCTCGAGTGCGACCTGGCCGGCCGTGCTGCTGGCCACCGGTGCGCCGAAGTCGCCCAGACCCCAGGGGCTGGCGAAGAGCCGGCCGATCACGAACCAGGCGCCGGCGATGACGGCCAGCCAGCCGCCGAGCAGAGCCGTCGCCCGGTTGCGCGACATCAACAACAGCACTCCGCCGATGACCGCGACCGCGCCGGGCAGAACCTCGAGCCAGCCGCGGGCCGAGGTCCAGGTCCATGGTGTGTCCGGGTCGTAGGCGAAGTCGAAGTACGGCCCGACGAACGGAATCAACGCTCCCCAGAGCCCCAGCACTACGAGCAGAAATCCACTGGCCGCACCGCGGCTGCGGGCGATCTCCATCCGGCCCGCGCGCGGATCCAGACGGGTGTCCACGTCTTTCATGACGCCTCCTTGACTCAAGGGTCTATCCCGAGATGAGGGACGGGTACCCGTGTGTCGCAGGCCTCTAACGGAGCTGAGGCGGCGGACAGAGAGCAAGTTCACAGGACTGGTTTCTAGCATCAACCGTGACCGAGGAATAACGTTAGTTTTGCTAACGTAGTTTTATTTGGGCGCAACGAAGCGCCCGCCAATCTTCTTTCTCTAGTTCATCGATGGAGTCTCGTCATGCCGACTGATACTCGCGAAGCCCGGTTTGAGCAGCGCGTTGCCGATCTCTACGCCACCGACCCGCAGTTCGCTGCGGCCGCGCCCGATCCCCAGGTGACCGCAGCCGCCAGCCAACCCGGTTTGCCCCTGTCCGCCATCATCAAGACCGTTCTCGACGGCTACGCCGACCGCCCCGCCGTGGGCCAGCGCGCGGTGCGATTCGTCGAGGATCCGCACACCCATCGCACCACCGCCGAGCTGACACCGGCGTTCGACACCATCACCTACCGCCAGCTGTGGGACCGGGTGCAGGCCGTCGCCGGAGCCTGGTCCGCCGACCCCGTCGCCGTGGGCGACCGCGTCGCGATCCTGGGGTTCACCAGTGTGGACTACACGACCATCGACCTCGCGCTGACGCAGCTCGGCGCGGTATCCGTTCCGCTGCAGACCAGTGCCGGCGCGGCCGCGCTGACGCCGATCATCGCCGAGACCGAACCCGTGGTGGTGGCCTCGAGCATCGACAACCTGGATGACGCCGTCGAGCTCGTTCTCGCGGGCCCGGCACCACAAAGCCTCGTGGTCTTCGACTATCGCCCGGAGGTCGACGATCAGCGCGACGCGTTGGCCGCCGCCCGGGACCGCCTGACCGGAACCGATGTCGCCGTGACCACCCTCGCCGACGAGATCGCCCGCGGCTCAGGTGGTTCCGCTGTCACCGTGGACAACGCCGGGGATGACCCGCTGGCTGTGCTGATCTACACCTCCGGAAGCACCGGCGCCCCGAAGGGGGCGATGTACCCGGCGTCCAAGGTCGCCGACATGTGGCTGGCCGCCGCGGCGCATTGGGACGACAAACAGGGCGCCTACCCGTCGATCGTGCTGAGCTTCATGCCGATGAGCCACGTGATGGGCCGCGGCGCGCTGTACGGAGCGTTGAGCACCGGTGGCACAGTCTATTTCGCTGCACGGCCCGATCTGTCGACGTTCCTCGAGGACTTGGCATTGACCCGCCCGACGCAGCTGAACCTCGTTCCCCGGGTGTGGGACATGATCCATCAAGAAGTGCAAAGCGACGTCGACCGCCGCGCAGGCGAGGCCACCGAGGCCGAGGTACTGGCGGAGAAGCGCGCCAGCCTGCTCGGTGACCGGTTCGTCTCCGCGCTCACCGGCTCGGCGCCGATCGCACCGGAACTCAAGGAGTGGGTCGAGAAGTTCCTCGACATGCACCTGGTCGAGGGCTACGGCTCCACCGAGGCCGGCGCGGTGTTCGTCGACGGTATGGTGCGCCGCCCACCGGTGACCGACTACAAGCTGGTCGATGTGCCGGAGCTTGGGTATTTCGGTACCGACCTGCCGCATCCGCGCGGCGAGCTGTTGGTGAAGTCGACGCAGCTGTTCCCGGGCTATTACAAGCGCCCCGAGGTCACCGCCGCGATGTTCGATGAGGACGGCTTCTACCGAACCGGCGACATCGTTGCCGAGACCGCGCCTGACCATCTGCAGTATGTGGACCGCCGCAACAACGTGCTCAAGCTGTCGCAGGGCGAGTTCGTCACGGTCTCCAAGCTGGAGGCCGCGTTCGGCCGCAGCCCGCTGGTGCACCAGATCTACTTGTACGGCAACAGCGCCCGGCCCTACCTGCTGGCCGTCGTGGTGCCTACCGCCGAGGCAGTGGCCGGCCATGACGCGGCCGAGCTCAAGGCACTGATCGCCGACTCGCTGCAGGATGCCGCGCGCAGCGCACGGCTGCAGTCCTACGAGATCCCGCGTGACTTCCTGCTCGAGACAACACCTTTCACCGTGGAGAACGGTCTGCTGACCGGCATCCGCAAGCTGGCCTGGCCGCGACTGAAGGAACGCTACGGCTCGGCCCTCGAGCAGCTTTACGTCGATCTGGCCGAAGGTCAGGCCGACGAGCTGCGGGCGCTTCGACAGAGCGGAGCCGACGCCCCCGCGCTGGCGACCATCACGCGCGCCGCCGGCGCGCTGCTGGGTGCCGCCGCAGCGGACCTGCAGCCCGATGCACATTTCACCGATCTCGGCGGAGACTCGCTGTCGGCGTTGACATTCGCCAACCTGCTGAACGAGATCTTCGACATCGAGGTCCCGGTGGGCGTGATCGTCAGCCCGGCCAACGACCTGCAGGCCATCGCACGCTACATCGACAGCGAGCGCAGCTCGGGCAGCAAGCGCCCGACATTCGCCTCGGTCCACGGCGCCGGGGCCACAGAAGCGCATGCCAGTGATCTGACCCTGGACCGCTTCATCGACGCGGCCACCCTGGCCGCCGCACCGCAGCTGCCCGGCCCTGCGAAAGAAATCCGCACCGTATTACTCACCGGCGCAACCGGATTCCTGGGCCGTTACCTGGCGCTGGATTGGCTCGAGCGGATGGACCTGGTGGACGGCAAGGTGATCTGCCTGGTCCGCGCCAAGGATGACGATTCCGCGCGCGCCCGGCTGGATGCCACGTTCGACAGCGGCGATCCCACGCTGCTGGCGCACTACCGGAAACTGGCCGCCGAACACCTCGAGGTCATCGCCGGCGACAAAGGTGAGGAGAACCTCGG
This is a stretch of genomic DNA from Mycobacterium sp. ELW1. It encodes these proteins:
- the gabT gene encoding 4-aminobutyrate--2-oxoglutarate transaminase — its product is MTTLEQSRKLVTEIPGPGSIELSKRRVAAVSHGVGVTMPVFTARAGGGIIEDVDGNRLIDLGSGIAVTTIGNASPRVVEAVQAQVADFTHTCFMVTPYEEYVAVAEHLNRLTPGSYEKRSALFNSGSEAVENAVKIARSYTRKTAVVAFDHAYHGRTNLTMALTAKSMPYKSGFGPFAPEIYRAPLSYPFRDGLIDKEWATDGELAAERALNIIDKQIGAANLAAVIIEPIQGEGGFIVPAPGFLPTLRAWCSENNVVFIADEVQTGFARTGTMFACEDEGIEPDLIVTAKGIADGLPLSAVTGRAEIMDAPHVSGLGGTYGGNPLACAAALATIETIELDGLVDRAKQIEAVMKDKLGRMQADDDRIGDVRGRGAMIAVELVKSGTAEPDPELAKTLAATAHTQGVVVLTCGTYGNVLRFLPPLAISDELLTEGLDVLAEILAGLR
- a CDS encoding aminobutyraldehyde dehydrogenase yields the protein MTQNFIDGELVDSVSGATMPIVDPSTGEKYGTAPISTEQDIDNAYAAASRAFAEWKRTTPSQRQKALLDFADDVEKHAESLVAAEGRNTGKPNHVTMAEEIPPMLDQIRFFAGAARILEGKSAGEYLADHTSWIRREPVGVIGQVAPWNYPMMMAIWKFCPAIAAGNTVVLKPSDTTPVTTVMLAEIAARHFGPGVLNVVCGDRVTGAGVVAHPTPQMVSITGSVAAGRAVAVSAGGHLKRTHLELGGKAPVIVFDDADIAAAAEGIATAGYFNAGQDCTAATRVLARAGVAEDLTAALAEQAKAAATTFGRAADDEDAWVPPVNNTNQLDRVLGFLSDVPAHATVAAGGNRQGDKGFYIEPTVIGGLRQEDRHVQEEIFGPVITVQSFADEDEALRWANGVEYGLASSVWTSDVSRALRVSNVLDFGCVWINTHIPLVAEMPHGGFKSSGHGKDLSMYGLEDYTRIKHVMAYTG
- the car gene encoding carboxylic acid reductase produces the protein MPTDTREARFEQRVADLYATDPQFAAAAPDPQVTAAASQPGLPLSAIIKTVLDGYADRPAVGQRAVRFVEDPHTHRTTAELTPAFDTITYRQLWDRVQAVAGAWSADPVAVGDRVAILGFTSVDYTTIDLALTQLGAVSVPLQTSAGAAALTPIIAETEPVVVASSIDNLDDAVELVLAGPAPQSLVVFDYRPEVDDQRDALAAARDRLTGTDVAVTTLADEIARGSGGSAVTVDNAGDDPLAVLIYTSGSTGAPKGAMYPASKVADMWLAAAAHWDDKQGAYPSIVLSFMPMSHVMGRGALYGALSTGGTVYFAARPDLSTFLEDLALTRPTQLNLVPRVWDMIHQEVQSDVDRRAGEATEAEVLAEKRASLLGDRFVSALTGSAPIAPELKEWVEKFLDMHLVEGYGSTEAGAVFVDGMVRRPPVTDYKLVDVPELGYFGTDLPHPRGELLVKSTQLFPGYYKRPEVTAAMFDEDGFYRTGDIVAETAPDHLQYVDRRNNVLKLSQGEFVTVSKLEAAFGRSPLVHQIYLYGNSARPYLLAVVVPTAEAVAGHDAAELKALIADSLQDAARSARLQSYEIPRDFLLETTPFTVENGLLTGIRKLAWPRLKERYGSALEQLYVDLAEGQADELRALRQSGADAPALATITRAAGALLGAAAADLQPDAHFTDLGGDSLSALTFANLLNEIFDIEVPVGVIVSPANDLQAIARYIDSERSSGSKRPTFASVHGAGATEAHASDLTLDRFIDAATLAAAPQLPGPAKEIRTVLLTGATGFLGRYLALDWLERMDLVDGKVICLVRAKDDDSARARLDATFDSGDPTLLAHYRKLAAEHLEVIAGDKGEENLGLDPATWQRLADTVDLIVDPAALVNHVLPYRELFGPNAVGTAELIRIALTTKQKPFVYVSTIGVGAGIAPGRFVEDGDIREISATRAVDDSYANGYGNSKWAGEVLLREANDLCGLPVSVFRCDMILADTTYGGQLNLPDMFTRMMLSLVATGIAPASFYELDADGNRQRAHYDGLPVEFIAEAISTLGAHVTQGFETYHVMNPYDDGLGLDEFVDWLIDAGYPIQRIADYGDWLQRFETAMRALPDRQRQYSLLPLLHNYQHPERPVRGSIAPTERFRAAVQDAKIGPDKDIPHVSAEVIVKYITDLQLLGLL